From the genome of Hippocampus zosterae strain Florida chromosome 8, ASM2543408v3, whole genome shotgun sequence:
AGGCAATTATGCTATCTGGCACACGAAATATGGAATTCAattatatacaaaaaaataaatgattgccatgagaacattaaaaatgtcaaattatatGAAGTcctgaaataaaatcaattgattgaattgaattattaaatataattttccaTGTAATTCtgcaattattttatattttaagcaaattattttcagtttttttgtacCCGAGTCTGAGACCAAGTCACTTGATTTTGAATATCTGCAGAACGCAAGTCCCAATCCAATACCTCTGCAATGCAGAGAACAAGAAAAAGGAAGACGggaccctttaaaaaaataaaggtctCCAATGATATCTTTGTACATTGCTGCAAATCAGCCAGCACTTTAAATCAAGTAAAGAACTAAAGTATTTTATTCGTGACTTTagaaattaatatttaaaaatcttATCTTTTTCAGCCGATACCAATCAGCTGAAAATCATGTGATCATGGACAAccctaaaaaaaaggaatgtatTTGACAACAGACACAAAATTGTGAATTGCTTTTATTCAAATATGTATTAAACAATCTATAAACCTAATAAATACCTACAACAGTAGAGCAAATTAGTTTACTTTTGAAAAGCCTATTCTAAGGCACAATATaatgttttaaataatttgagtgaaaaagaagaaagtgaTTCAGTCTCGAGAAGAAAATTAGCTTTTCAACAGAAATACAGCAATGTTGATACTATTTGAAGGCTAATATTAATTTCACTCTTCAGTAGCTCAAATAAGTTCGGAATGCACGAGTTACAGTAGTTTTGGTCAACTGGAAATAACATTGTGCGTGATAACCTGTTATACTTCCTTGAAAGTATGTACACGTGCAAGGCAACATTTAAATGTCGTGATAAGGCAAGTCTGTATTATCTTTTGTCTGGCTTAGCACTGAGAAACTTGAGCACCACGAATTGATATCCGTGACACCCTGAAGGCTCTCGACACCAGCTTTTTGCCGAAAGAGTTCCAACATTCACAGTGTTGGGCTTTGGTCACATGACATCAAGCATTTGCTCCAGGTGATTGTTCATTCGTCCCAGCAGATGTGGAATTGCTTTTCAAAGGGATGCTCTCCTCTACACTTCCAGAGTCACCTAGGAAAAAAAGGAGCTGTGAAAAAGTACCCAATATGAATccccttaatttttttccatgctGTGGGTAACTTATTTTGACCATAAACAATTGGGATCGAGGCTCTTATTGGTAAATTAGCCAGTGATGGCTTCATGTAAGCTGCATTCATTTGCAGTTTGGACACAGAGGCTGAATCGGTGGAAATGTAATTTATAGCGGTGGTATGTATTTAATTCGTTCTGTGCTAGCATAAAGCTAGTTAACTTTATGGCAAAGTTACGTGGTTGTTTCAAGTACAATGTAAttcttttatgtttagtttgacagtaaacttcaactaaCCGTGGGTTGAAATACTGTAActtgtagccttttttttttttagaattgttcATTCTCTTTTAAACTGCTTAATGTGAAGAGAGTTGCCACAATACagtgcaagacaaaaaaaaagtagttttaaATGAATTGCCTTTCTTTAAaggatttcattttaaatgcttttattgTGTTGTACGGCTCTCATCTTATGTTAATTTTTTGCAACTGGTCCCATAACCTGCTTcccatatttttttataaaaattgTTCAAGAGGAAGTCAAgtgaaacattttctttacaatatgtcCTATGCCGCCACACGAGTCTGAACACAGGATTttgtttaaaattgtgtttgtggaatacagTCCACAATTATGGAGCATAATTAACCTGTTTTGAGATCCATCTcatggggcggccattttgccacttgctgtcgacttaaaatgacaacacagtTTCCAGGGTGATTCTAGGATTAGTGGTTTAGGGATGGAACACAGAGGTCAATGGGTGCTACAAAGACCGGGGAGAAGGGAGCTGAATGTGGGGGCTGGGGTAATGGGAAGTAGTGGGTGCTATGCATCAACCGGCGAGGGATTGGGAGCATTTCTCCCCAAATGTGCGCAAGAAATCAGCATGTAAACCAAATGTGATCAAAGTTATTTAAAAGAGCGATAGCACAGGAGAAAATGGTTGTCAtcataaaatatatacaacTTATTTTGATAGCACAGCTCTTCGACATGTATGTTTCTGGAGTAAACCAGTCCCTTATAATGAGTAAAAATTGTTGTGACACTTTTTCGTGAAAGGCAGTCTCCTCCCCATTCAGTTGTGCTCATAAATTTACATATTGGGTATTGACTGGACATATGCTGGTTAAAGCAGGGTACACTACACGCaaacctcccaccccccacaacAAGGCACCACACACAGCTCTCCGCACAATGCACACATCAACATAGCTCGCCCCTCAAAAGCAGAGGTGGAAAGGGTAAGATGAATAAACCATTTTTAAAGCAAAAGAGtatgctgtatttttttatgttaaagtACCGGTATTACAGTACGTTCTAACTATGTATTGTATGGCGTTTACAATTATAGGgctcgtgcaaaaaaaaaacaacaaaaaaaccccaactaaaATTTTGGAGGTGCTTGGAGGACTCTTTCAGGTGGCTCCAGCACTAGCAAAATGGCCTATGCATGACTaaagtcagaaaacaggtgaatcATAATTGGTTGTTAGCTGAGCCCCGCTGCactgcaaaatggccaccccctaAGATGGCTAAAAGCAAGTGGATTTTGCCATCGATAAACGTGTATTAATTAGATTACGGCGTTTATAGAAAGTATAAGAACATTTGGACTTGATTTTCCCCTTTAGCCGTTTTCTTGTTGAAGACAAATGGGATTTTTGACCTGGAAGCTTGAAACAAATTGCACATCTACAAGCAGTTCGGTTGTCTGAATGTGAAACAAATCATCTGACAactggtgtgaaaaaaaatgcttcctaCATTTCCTTGAACTCAGGATCCTCGCCGGATAAAAAGAACATGTTGTCTTAACTGGGTGTTGCCATGCTTTTCACCCATGGTGTTTAAGATGGAATAAATTTAGAAGTGAAACTGTCATAGTGATCGAATGGATAAAGGTTGCGAAACAGATGGTGTGGGAGAGTTCATGCCAGTCAGTCCCGTACATTGACATGTTGTTGCTAACCTCTCCGCTTGCTGGTAGGAGAACTGCGGGCTGCTTCTCTGGCTCCTCCTCTATTAGACCTGAACAAACACTGGAAGGGCCACAAAAGCGGGTTCTCGCGATGCTCGGTAATATCTGCAAGGCAATAATGAGCATTTAAAAAGTTGGCAACTTATcctaaatgttttttcccccccatgaaaGCTTCTTTTGTTCTTGGACTTTTTTTCAGGAAGAAGTGGTGGTCTTGTGAATGTCATGCTTTGACCTACATTCATTTGTCTGCCCGGTGTTCTGAATCATTAGTGAGTTTATGGCTGATGGCCCTTTACTTTAATCACCTACAACACATTACTAAAGTTGTTATCATAAggaaaaatgtgttctctctTGTTGTAATGGGCAGTTAAAGCTGCATGCTGTCCTTCATTCAGGTTAAAGACCTGAAAgtttaaaacaaacatgttgGGTTAAATACAGATAGTAGAAATATTTGTACATGTTCCCATTTCACAATCTGGCTTTTGTCGCTACGCAAATGGCAGAAGATAGGCAAAAGCAGACAGCCGCAGAGTATAATattacaataataacaataataataatgtggaaAAATATTAATGTTTCATGATCAAAGGTGCATCCTGCTGGGAAACAATTTTGTTGTGCACTTTTCACAACAGTGTACACTGTATCACTATGGGCAAATGTATCACTCCTTGATCGTCACTTATGCACcactttaaaggggaagtcaacctaaAAATTGTGTGtacaagaatgtttttttgcacCCCCACTAGTTTAAATATGGCATTGTGATTAATATTGAGTTTGTTGATTATGAGTTAAGcatcaaaatccacctgtttttgttcatctcatatggcagccattttgccacttgttgtCTACTGAaaatgaccaatcatggctcagcttcagaaaacacacAGAAATGGTCGttagtcagtcgcagggcacatattgagatggacaaccatccgcactcaaaATCCATACCAACACTGAGTGAGAACTGAGCTGCCTACATTTAAGTCAGGCCAATGTAACATTAATGAGGATGCACTGCAAGTCATTTTAAGCCCTTTGAATCACAACGTGAATACTTGGCGCAACTTTAGGGATAACTGTGGCCATGGTTTCTCACAATCTCATTTCGGAAGTATGCAGTCCACCACTTCATTTGATGTGATCCATTATAGCATAGCCATAGACACTTGAGCCCCAAATCAAGAACGTCATGCTTCTTACTTAATtgatttgttcttttcatttgggaagaaatgttttctaaaattGCGTTTTTCTTCACTGTAACGGTGTTCAAACATTATTTTAATCACATCTTACAATCACATAAACTGAACAATAGTTCTACTACTAAACTACTGCATTTGCTTGGGCCTAATTACCAGAATTTCAAAAGGAAAATTTAGCTTGTTGTAAAAAATATCCATAACAACAACCAAATGCATGATGATGAGCGATAATGCATTTATTTCAGTTTAAGACTTATAGCtcgacaaaaatgattttgactcCCGTTTCCAGCTTTGTAAGGGCTGGACAAAACTGAGTTTCACGCCTGCTGTGATGATAGCTTTTCATTAGTTCACACCTGTAGTTTGGGAACAAGCTATCACTCTGCAGACGTTCTTCTTGATGTCGAGCACGCTGCCTGGCGTGCCGGGGACGAACGAGGCCACCCAGACGGTGTCAGCTGGATGTTGCGGGAACACCTTGCGGATGAGCATCTCCAGGCGTTGGACGCATCGGCGGCTCTCGTCGCTCTCACCCGCGGTGATGCGCACTAAGCCAATCAAGGCCGGCAAGGTGCCGCCGGCTCGATTGGTGCGCGCCTTGACGTCCTTGAGGACCTCCTTCAAACACAGCTCGCTGCTGACGAAAGTCTGCCTGAAAAGGAACACGATGGCGGGGCAGTCGATGGTCCTCCGGCGGCTGGAGCTGCTCGACTGCCTGATAACTGTTCTTTGAGTGCAACCCGGGCGGGCTCCCGAATCCAAATCGACGGGCGTCCCCTTGGAAGGCTTGTCGCCGTTGCCCTTTGGGCAGACTTGGCGTTGATCGCCCCCAGCGAGGGTAGAGAGAAGCCGTCGGTCGCCGAACAAATCGTCGATGAACTCCTGCACCACATCGGCGTCGCATTCGCCCGCTTTATTCCTTTCTGCCGCATCACTCACCAAATAGATCTTCTCTTTGCCTCCAATTGAGGCGAGCGTCTTCTCAAAGTCGCTCTCCACGGACATGGCTGCCTGCGTGTGGCAACTGGTAAAACCAGACTAGAAGAGCCAGGCTGAGCGCCACCGCCGTGCCATGCAGCCACGAAAGGTTTGCACGGTTGTCAGCTGCATGCCCGGTAGGCGCGGTTATGGAGCGGAACCCAAAGCTCAACGTCTATTTCTATTGGCTAATTTTATTGGTGGGCGTCAGCAACTCGAAGCTTTGGAAATTAGTCATAGACATATGTGCACAAACTACATACTAAGTGCTACACTTTCCGGTGATTGTATCGCCATGCTGAATGTGGCAAAGTGGAGCGTGCGGAAAATATCAATGTCGCTAGAGATGTACATATATGACGTATATGTCAGACATATAGGATTAAGAcaaaatccacccatccattttctaatcctttTATATTTACAAGAATCGCGGGCCTGCTGAACCTTATCCTAGCTGTGTCGGGTAGTAGgtgggctacaccctgaactggttgccagccaaccgcagggcacacatagaggaACAACCATTCTAGCTCACAATAATCTCGGGATTTTTAGTATTTACATTGATTAATCATAATCCTTGACTTTAAATGACTCAATACAAAAACTATTTGTTTCaatcaattaattttaaatattgCAAACAGGATATCGTATTTGGATATATATATTCAGCTATTGCTCTTAGTTATTACGGTCACAGAATAAATAACTAATattaatatttcaatatttatgtTAAGATATGTGCTCTTACCTCTTAAACAGTGTGttgatattttattgtatttatattaaTGTACTTCTTCCACACTGTCAGAGAGGCAGGttgtgtcatgtgtgtgtgatgttcatggacacaaaaaagcaggcaggcaggAGAACCAGGAAGTACTGAAGAAAATGTATTACCATAAAACACTTGCAGGGGTatacttgaaaaacaaaatccaaaacatagAGTCCTAAAAAACCCCaataaaccaaagtaacaaacaaacaaatcacatgACAGTTGAACAAATACAAGCAAACTGGCGTGACAACAAGGAACACctagacaagacacaaagggctgagggagctgattggttgacacaaggGACCGGGAAGACaagaacaggtggaaacaaaccaaactagaaagacaaaagcacacaaggaagcaaaaccaaaaggtaatctaaacaaaaacagaatcatgacaggtgTGTGTAGTTATTTGTCAGTCTTATACAGTGGATTGCAAAAGTATTGAACTTTTTGAGCTTTTGCACAATTCAGGCTTcaaacataaatatataaaattggATATTTTGTGAAGAATCAACACGAACTGAGACATTATTATGAAGTGGAACAAAGACTTTTCCGCCCAGCTATTGCGGATCATCATCTTTTTGAAGGTGGTTCTGTTGCGCGGGTACCATCAGGTGCTGGTACACCCTCATGGTGTGCCCAAGACAGTCGTCATCACAGCTTTGGCCTTTTTGAATGTGGCAATTGAGGAGTTAAAACTCTAGATCAGTGGTTGTTAACCTTATTAGATGTACAAAATCCAactagttcatatgcacattcaccaaatccttcattagtgaaaaataaaaatatgacttttcaacaaattcaagagattaaaaaaaacacatttatgaacGACAGAAAACACCTACATACAATTTCAAGACACAAGTATACGTTTTttcaattgtgcacaaaatgaaccaaccAGTCAGTGATGGCTAAGCGGGTGTGTcataattaattgacatgttgagtcgtgtGTGACTTAACCTCCAAagcagaggctccgtcaaacccctgagaccgattcaccgaacccataGGGTTCGATCGACCCCAGGTCAAGAACAACTGCTCTACATGCCTTTTAGCCTCAAGGAGACAGCAAACACGGGCACCCGACCTTAGCTGTATCAGTCCCAGCCCTGGTTCTGGACCCACACCGAGTCGCTGAGTGGTGCAGCCCAGCTACCATGGTcggccacatccaatatggcagaTGAGCTGACACGGCACAACAATGGCCTCACTTACTCAATCTTCTATCTATATAAATTTATTACACGCCACAAAATCAGATCTCAATGGGACTAACATGGAATCAAGGTTGAAtgataagaaaaagaaagtcatgTTGTCAGTAACTGAGACAAATTATGTGAATGTGTGCACACCACAATTCAAATCACATGTGGCAGTGTCATAAAACATGGTATAAAGTTTGGATGATGAAAtctcacagggcagaggtcaCTCTTTTGACTTTGATTATTCGCATGGAGAAAAGTCCTGCCTGTCCTCCTATGTTGCCTTTGCAGTGAAAAGATGAGACAAAATCATGACCAAGGCAACACTTCAAATCAAGAGGCTTACTTTGAAGCATTAGGGCGGGGAAACGCTAAAGCTGCCCTTGACTTtccattttaatgaaaaaaaaaaaacgtttccaaGAGCCTAATCCCTTAATCCACAAATGCCTTTTCCTTCATTGAAAAGGTGCTATCAGCCTGAAATACTATTTATTGTACACTTCACACAAAGCTTCACTAGTagtgatgaataaataatagGCTGCAGGTCTGACCAAAACAAATAACTAAACAAATATAAACCTTTGGACCTGTGTTGATTAGTTGAGTGGCCTGTGTTTGTTTCCAAAGTCTCTGTTGTGTTTGTGGCAGCTGTTCATCTACTTACCTCCTTGTTTACGTGAACCGACATCTGAGGGTCAAGAATGCCACTTGAACCAGTCACAGTGACATGTCGTCCAAGACGAACCGGAGTGGCGGGGGGTTGGAATAAAacctaaaacaaaccaaaaagacAGCATACTATAAATAGCAGCATGATAAAACAGGCTTATTTTCTACAAACCTTAAAATAGTGTCACCACAATTCACGATCATAAAACCATTGTTGACTGTACGGGCAACGTTTACAGCATTGaccaaagtgtaaaaaaaaaaaataaataaatcaaatacagcTCACTTGACTCAGTGTTGAtttagctgtattgtattgagcAGCTTGGAGAGAGACGCTAGCATTCATCACAAGATCAGTTTCTGGGACTATCATCATCACGCTTCTCCCACTCGTCACTTCTCTTCTTTGCTAGCTGTTAAGTCTGCAGTGATGGActgacaaaaagacaaagaatatGGCACTTAAGCAGTTAATACTCGAGATGCTCACGGATTTGAAATCACACCAGCTTTGCTCAGGTCTCCTGTGATTTTATGCAAAATGGCAGTTTATTCCCGAATGTTACGTGAGCGCATTGGTGACAAACTtgaggctcgggggccagatttggcccaccacatcattttatgtgtacTGCAAAAGCGAATCAAACACATTAATTTCtatgatgattgctaaaatctgtaccaaaatttcaacttctTATATTGTAATAAACAAGCGAGATATTGTaaccattttcttgttaccaaacccctcaatACAGtagttgacttctttatatggtttcacagtcataacggctgTACAAGGGAAAACTAAATGAGGCCATCATCCCACTGTATCAAAAGTATGATAAAATCCATTATATAACTTTCACTTTAAAATTTCACTCAAGAAGAATgttgaataaaataattgtcTGAGCATTTATCTGTGAACGGCATAGTGGAGACTGCTTAGcacgtgcagaggtgcagggttcgattccagctctggccttcctgtgtggagtttgattgttctcccgtgcctgaatgggttttctccgggtactccggcttcctacCACAtaacaaaatcatgcatggcaggcgaaTGGCACACTCgaaattgttaaaaaataaagttaaatgTCATACATTAAACATCAGGGGTTGTTTTGCTGAAAGTAATTCTGATGCAACACAGAAATACAGTTACTGTTATTGTAATTCAAAGGCAGTCATCTTGTACTCCAAAGAATTTCAAATACTATATATTTTTGATTGGGGAGTGTCGGGGTGTGAATCAATTCCAATTTTTGGATAATGTTTATTGGTGCTTCCTcagtactgtatttcaaaataaatgttggcaTTTAGatcaattttaaattaaaatttagataaataaataaacacgatTTCATGCATTTATAATGGCCATCAGTTGCGCGGATCTATTTATTTATGGCCCGATCCTCTCCGTATCCCTCAGAGAAACTACATAGGCAAGACTGTGAAGCAAAGATATTATAAGGTAGTAATTTTAATCCTTGTTATGTATTTgtcaatgacacaca
Proteins encoded in this window:
- the LOC127606354 gene encoding uncharacterized protein LOC127606354 isoform X1, translated to MSVESDFEKTLASIGGKEKIYLVSDAAERNKAGECDADVVQEFIDDLFGDRRLLSTLAGGDQRQVCPKGNGDKPSKGTPVDLDSGARPGCTQRTVIRQSSSSSRRRTIDCPAIVFLFRQTFVSSELCLKEVLKDVKARTNRAGGTLPALIGLVRITAGESDESRRCVQRLEMLIRKVFPQHPADTVWVASFVPGTPGSVLDIKKNVCRVIACSQTTDITEHRENPLLWPFQCLFRSNRGGAREAARSSPTSKRRGDSGSVEESIPLKSNSTSAGTNEQSPGANA
- the LOC127606354 gene encoding uncharacterized protein LOC127606354 isoform X2 translates to MSVESDFEKTLASIGGKEKIYLVSDAAERNKAGECDADVVQEFIDDLFGDRRLLSTLAGGDQRQVCPKGNGDKPSKGTPVDLDSGARPGCTQRTVIRQSSSSSRRRTIDCPAIVFLFRQTFVSSELCLKEVLKDVKARTNRAGGTLPALIGLVRITAGESDESRRCVQRLEMLIRKVFPQHPADTVWVASFVPGTPGSVLDIKKNVCRVIACSQTTDITEHRENPLLWPFQCLFRSNRGGAREAARSSPTSKRRG